The proteins below are encoded in one region of Reichenbachiella sp. 5M10:
- a CDS encoding four helix bundle protein, whose protein sequence is MHNYKELNVWKRSVDLAVKVYQETSSFPSDEKYGMTSQVRRCSVSISSNIAEGSGRSTDKDFNNFLSYSYGSSCELETQLIISKRVGLLTDEQFNQLNKEIQDIQKMLFSLRRSLQ, encoded by the coding sequence ATGCACAATTACAAGGAACTTAATGTTTGGAAGAGGTCTGTTGATTTAGCAGTCAAAGTGTATCAAGAGACTTCTTCTTTTCCGTCTGATGAGAAGTATGGAATGACGAGCCAAGTCAGAAGGTGTTCTGTATCGATTTCTTCTAATATAGCAGAAGGATCGGGGAGATCAACGGACAAGGATTTCAATAATTTCCTTTCTTATTCATACGGAAGTTCATGTGAGTTAGAGACACAGCTGATTATTTCTAAGCGGGTGGGGTTACTGACGGATGAACAGTTTAATCAATTGAATAAAGAGATACAAGACATCCAAAAAATGCTCTTTAGCCTGAGGAGGTCATTACAGTAA
- the odhB gene encoding 2-oxoglutarate dehydrogenase complex dihydrolipoyllysine-residue succinyltransferase has protein sequence MIEVKIPTVGESITEVTISQWTKQDGDYVEMDEVICELESDKATFELNAESAGILSIKVEEGETIEIGTVVCTIDDSAAKGASASEATPAAKSAEPAAAPASSGGKTGEIYEMIVPTVGESITEVTVGSWVKEDGDMVELDEIIAEIESDKATFELTAEARGILQIVAQEGDTIEIGGMICKIEVVEGAAPAAKTAASAPAATASDEGNYAAGHPSPAAAKILAEKGIDASQVKGTGKDGRITKEDAEAAQKAAPAPKKEAPKAAAAPAAPSLGGSREQTRKKLTPLRKTVSRRLVSVKNETAMLTTFNEVDMKPIMDLRKKYKDAFKDKYEVGLGFMSFFIKASCMALQEWPAVNAQIDGDEIVYNDYCDVSIAVSAPKGLVVPVIRNAESLSFNQVESEVVRLAVKARDNKLSIDEMQGGTFTVTNGGIFGSMLSTPIINAPQSAILGMHNIVERPVAINGQVEIRPIMYLALSYDHRIIDGRESVSFLVRLKQLLEDPARLMLGI, from the coding sequence ATGATTGAGGTTAAAATACCAACAGTTGGCGAGTCGATCACAGAAGTGACGATCTCCCAATGGACCAAACAAGATGGGGATTACGTCGAAATGGACGAGGTAATCTGCGAATTGGAATCTGACAAAGCGACGTTCGAGCTCAATGCTGAATCAGCTGGAATCCTAAGTATCAAAGTAGAGGAAGGCGAAACCATCGAGATCGGTACAGTAGTATGTACGATCGACGATAGTGCTGCCAAAGGTGCGTCCGCTTCGGAAGCTACGCCTGCTGCTAAATCTGCAGAGCCTGCAGCTGCTCCAGCGTCTAGTGGGGGCAAAACAGGTGAAATCTACGAAATGATCGTCCCTACTGTAGGGGAATCTATCACTGAGGTGACTGTGGGCTCATGGGTCAAAGAAGACGGTGACATGGTCGAGCTGGACGAAATCATCGCAGAGATTGAGTCAGACAAAGCGACTTTCGAATTGACTGCTGAGGCGAGAGGAATCCTCCAAATCGTCGCACAAGAAGGAGATACCATCGAAATCGGTGGCATGATCTGTAAGATCGAAGTAGTAGAAGGGGCAGCACCAGCTGCCAAGACAGCAGCAAGCGCACCAGCTGCCACAGCTAGTGACGAAGGAAACTATGCGGCAGGGCATCCATCTCCAGCAGCGGCTAAGATACTCGCAGAAAAAGGTATCGATGCATCACAGGTGAAAGGCACTGGCAAAGACGGTCGTATCACCAAGGAAGATGCAGAAGCAGCTCAAAAGGCAGCACCTGCACCGAAGAAAGAAGCGCCTAAGGCTGCTGCGGCTCCTGCAGCTCCGTCACTGGGAGGCAGCAGAGAGCAGACACGCAAAAAATTGACACCATTGAGAAAGACGGTTTCTCGTCGATTGGTGTCTGTGAAAAATGAAACGGCAATGTTGACTACTTTCAACGAAGTAGACATGAAGCCTATTATGGATCTTCGCAAGAAATACAAGGATGCATTCAAAGACAAGTACGAAGTAGGGCTTGGGTTCATGTCTTTCTTCATCAAGGCATCTTGTATGGCACTCCAAGAGTGGCCTGCAGTCAACGCACAGATCGATGGAGATGAGATCGTCTACAACGACTACTGTGACGTATCGATTGCAGTGTCTGCACCGAAAGGGTTGGTAGTACCTGTGATCAGAAATGCCGAATCTTTGTCGTTCAACCAAGTGGAGAGTGAAGTGGTGAGATTGGCTGTCAAGGCTAGAGACAACAAGCTGAGCATCGACGAGATGCAAGGCGGTACTTTTACCGTGACCAACGGGGGTATCTTTGGTTCGATGCTGTCTACGCCGATTATCAACGCACCACAGTCAGCCATCCTAGGGATGCACAACATCGTGGAGCGTCCTGTAGCGATCAATGGCCAAGTAGAAATCAGGCCAATTATGTACTTGGCACTGTCTTACGATCACCGTATCATCGATGGGCGTGAGTCTGTGAGCTTCCTCGTGCGACTCAAGCAGTTGCTCGAAGACCCAGCGAGATTGATGCTTGGTATTTAG